The genomic region CATTTTCCCAAAGCTGCATACTTTAACAACTCATAAACTTGGTCATGGCTGATTTCACAGTCCTCACCAAATAAAGCTGCAGACAAGCGAGATGacttttcctgcagaaaggaaaatgccagTAAAGAAAGTTCCATGTGATCACATAAGTTTGCAGAAAATGAAGTCAATTATACAGTAAAAGGAAACTATTTACCACTCAGGTGCAATCAACTACACGTAAAATAACTCTTCCATTCAGTATGGGCAAAAAGTTCCTTTCCAGATCCCACTTCAATATTAAATTCACTGTCAGTGTTTCAGTAACCCAGGTCCTCTAACTTCACAGATGTATTTTGTAACAACGAACATGTGAGGACATATATAGTAAGGAGACTTTTAAGGttacttaattttcaaatatgatgtGCTATAGTCTCAACCCCTTCACCCACTCCCTGCTGTAGAGCTTTGGGCATTTATAGAAGAGTTATATGTAGCCATTTGTTCTGTTGAAACTCATTTACTTCATTTACACTGTGTCATCTGCTTCGGTGGATGGATCTGCTGGCCtctacaggaaaaatgtttcgTTACTATGCAAGGCAGATACGAGGAAAAAAGCATCAGACTAGATGAGATGAAATGAACGCAACCGCACAACTCTGCACAACAGCTCTTTAAGCCATGATCCTAAAATCAAGAGTTCTCCCAAGCTGGCCAGCAAGCAGGTACATTATTTTGGAGGCCTCCATTACCCATCTGCCCTGTTCCGATAGCGCTCTTTTGGCCTGCAGTTTTTACAGATACTCTTTTTTACCTAATGAAAAGACACTGTGGCATACTGATGTcatagctgaaaagaaaaaatgaggaaaaaaagcacaaacaagcaACCAACACTACAGATGGAATCCCGCAGGGGGCTTACTCGGGTATCTGCCTTGCTACCAGGCAGTGTTTTCCCTAGCACGCTACCGAGCCTCGTGCTCGGTAATTGCGGCAGAGCCTGccccctgggctgtgctggtgcaaTTTAAGGCCCGGGTTAGAAGTTAAACAGAGGCGCCAGCCTGTGAGGCTGAGCGGCCAAACCCCCGCTAGGAACCCGCAGCGCCatggcccccagcccctcaggcTGACCCGAGGCTCCCCGCCCCGGCCGCCTACCTTCGCCTTGTGCCGGCCGCCCCGTTCCGTCCTGCTCCTCTTCCgagccgcccccagcccctccgcgGTGCCATCAGCCTCGGCGGGCCTCTTGCAGGCGTTCCCGCAGCCGCTGCCAGCCATGACCCCGCTCCGGGCCGCCGGAGCTTTCCTCAGGGCCAAccccgccccgcggccccgctccgccccgctccgcccgcgGCCCGGCGGGAAGCTCGAAATGGCGGCCGGCGGCCCGCGCTGAGGCGGGGATGGCCACCAAGCGCCTGGCCAGGTGCGGGCCCCGAGGGCGCCGGGAGGGGAGGCCGGGAGcggggcgaggcgaggcgaggcgggTGCTGAGGGGAGCTCGGTGCCGCCcgcaggcagctggggctggcgaGGAGCAGCGGGcgggcgcggagcggagcggcggTGACGGCGGAGCAGCGCTTCGGGCACCTGGTGGTCGTGGACCTGGAGGCCACCTGCTGGCGGGGCGAGCGGCGCCACAGCCCCGAGATCAGTGAGTGGCGGCCCAGCGGGCCCTCGGCGCCTGGTCGCCCTCCGCTGACGGCTCGGCCCGTGTGTACGCGGACGGAATGACCTCCGCGAGCAGCTTTAACCTTTCTGGCCTGTTCCTTCCCCGTCTCGTTCTGGTTTTGTCGCAGTTGAATTTCCAGCAGTCCTGCTGAACACCGCCACCGGAGAGATCGAAGCGGAGTTCCACACCTACGTCCAGCCCCAGGAGCATCCCGTGCTCTCCGAGTTCTGTACGGAGCTGACCGGCATAACGCAGGTGTAGTGCCGTTCTGGGTGAAGTTAAAATTGCTGCTTACTACTATTTTGTGGAGACCTTTAAAGAGGGCTAAGGAGAAATAAGCCTCAAATGAATTCCAGTCCATATTAACACACAcatctcttcttctctttcataaaGAATCAAGTCGATGAAGGGGTCCCTCTAAACATTTGTTTATCACAGTTTTTGAAATGGATTCAAAAGATacaacaggagaagaaaattgtATTCAATTCAGATACTCCAAGTAATtctatttcagaagcaaaaccaTGTACGTTTGTCACTTGGACAGGTAGGtagaattttcatttaatttttctgcaaattaatACCCATTAAAACTGAACATTTGGTGGTGCTAGTAAGATTGCATCTTCACTGCTAGGGAGTCAAAATCCTGTTAAATATTAGGGATATGATATCGGATAAGACTGAAAATATGAATACTGTTGAATTCTGACTTGTTCACTCTATATTTGTCTCCAGGGTcatcacatttttctgctttacacaGAGTGCAATGTGTTGCCATTCTCAACAAGTGTAAATGATTTAGTGAGGTCTTCAAGATATTAATGTATCACAAAGTCATTGTTTACTAAGAGCATGCACTCACTTGTCATCTTGAACCATTGCAGCAACCCAAGTGCTTCTCATGTACAAAGGCTTCATGTGTCCTGTACCCATCTGTACAGGATGTTACTAGTATGTTGATTCATCTCTTTATGTAGGTTTTAAGGCATGCTTAGGACAGTTATGGAAGTACAGCAGTACCGGCGACCTGCCCAATTAAACGTCTGTGCTCACTATCTATAGTTATCACGCAAAcagttgcattttttcttgctgattttttttttgtaacccCTAGTCCATTCAGATGAGAGAAAGGCCTAATTGGAAGGCAtcaggattaaaaaatatagtaaatcttcatttggttttgctttttctgtgcagaCTGGGACCTGGGTGTGTGCTTGCAGTATGAGTGTAAAAGGAAGCAGTTGCGAAAACCTGACATCTTAAATTCCTGGATTGATCTCAAAGCAACATATAAGGTGAGAAAAATCAATAGACTGACACACTTATACCCATGTTACCATCTCAAAGGCCAAGTATACCTAAACCAATAGCGTATGTTCCAGCGTCTAGTtactcctttgttttctttctgtgttatCACTCAATAATGAATTGCATGCTCTAGAACGGCATGAATTTTAACAGTCTTAATGCTTAGAAAAGTATTGAGTGTTTCTGTTACATAAATGAATGATAATcccagaagattttttttgagctgctcttcctttcctgACATCTTTTACTCTGATTGCTGCCttaacttgtttttcttatgttCTTCTTACTGCTTTACACTGCTGCATGGAAAATAGTGATCCTCAGCTGTTTAGAAGGTACATATGGACCTAGTACAggatttaaatatatgtatatatatatacaaacttTGACCAGAAAGTATATTCTGAACAGCATTAGCAATActggaaaatgaatatatatatatatatatatatatatatacacacacacatataaaatatgtatataaaatgcatttatactgagaaaatgaaaggctTTGTGTACGTGTGTTTGTGTTGGTGGGATTTTTTGGCTCATTTTTTCATAGTCTACATTGGAACAGAGTTCTGCCTCAGGGACTAATGGCAGCTGGGTTCCCCTGTGTAGCCAGGGAAGCTCTCAAAGGTTTATCCAGGAGTCTACCTGTCCACTGATACTTGGAGTTTAAGCAGCAGAATTAAGTCTCTGAAGATAAGCAGGGCATTCATATGAGAAACAGGGattattaaatgagaaaaagtatTATATTTGGCACATACGTAAACTCTTTTTAATGCTTATGCCTTTGCAATGCATAACAGTTTAAATATTCAAGATAGTATTTATCAGTGTATTCCTCAAGGCTGTTGTTAAGGCCTTCATCAATGCAAACCATAAAGTGCAAATGAAGGTAAAATGAGGTAAGATAGAATGGATTAGTTTAAGGCTGGGAGAAGGGATTTATGGTTCTTTCCATTCTAATCTGTTACAGGGTAAGTCACATACTGAGTTACACTTGTCTTCATTTTACAGTTGTGATAAATATTTGGCCTTGTGAGATGTACTATTTGTAAGGTGAtatttctgaactgtttttCACTCCACTGTGAAGgggttttgaaatgtttttttattaacCACCTGCATGTTTTTCCCTAGGCCTTCTATAATAGAAAGCCTAAAGGACTAAATGGTGCTTTGCAGGATTTGGGGCTAACTTTTGCAGGACGGGAACATTCTGGTAAGCATGATATGATCATCCTCATTTtaacatacatacatatcttTTATAAGACTAGATAGCTACTGTTTAGCTTTAGTTAGGTAAATTAAACTAGCTAGTAATATCTACTAGTTAATATAAATGTTACCGTTACTTCCAGGCTATGCGATGTTCTGTTCAACAAAACCATCAAAGTAAGAAAAGACAGATTCTTCAAAGATCAGTTTGTCATTTCTAACCTCatgctttgtttcagaaatctTTCCTAGAACTTTTGCCTGTATGTTGCACAAGATCAAGCTCTGGATTGCTAGggtgcaaaagaaaaaagagcatgGGAAAGATAAGAAAACTTGATCTTCCCTGATAGGTCTGGACAGCTTATTAGTGTAAGAGAATACCAGCGCAATGtgattttttaactttttttttgacctaACTAATACAACTGAACATGGATTTTGATCATTGTGTCTATATATTCAGCTATATGGGTTGTTCCTTCAGATGTTTCAGcacaggagattttttttctttttaacttccaCTGCCCTTTTCTGAACTATATAACAGTGTCAGAATTATGTGAATCCATTCCATTTATGTAAGGTGTACCTAAATGTCACTTTTCCTCTAATAAGAACCATCCCCAGTAGTAGTTTAAAAGGAAGGCATTAATATAACCATGCTTTTGAAGGGTTGGATGATTCTCGGAATACTGCCCGTCTTGCTTGGAGGATGATTTGTGATGGATGTGTGTTGAAAATTACTAAATCTTTGGATAAGGTTAGTAACTATTTCGTATCTATCCTCCTATTTGTCTTACAGCCTGAAATACAGATGAAGGGTGAGCTATAACAAAACCAGTATCTTGactatgaataataataatatccaTAAGCTGACACACTTACTAGTTTTGTACATTGATTTCTGAAACTACTTGAGTATTCACTCTCCAAAATCTCTTTTGATATATGGACTCCCTAGGCATATCTGAAGAAGAATTTAATTTCTAGAACACTGAACGCAAACTTCGCTGACAAGACTCCACTGGGAACTAACAGCAGACCTGAGACATCTAGAGAGAGAACTTGTAAAATAAACTCTCTGGCAGAGAAAAACCACAACAGTATTGCAGGATTTATCATAAATTCTAATGTACAAACTGAAGAACAACAGACCACTTGTACTGATTCCTCTGCAGACATCCATGTTGCATCTAGCAGCAGCTCGAGGACTGACTTAAACAATCAAGCCCAAAGCTCTTTGTCAGTGTCTACTGACagatttcctcttcctcttaGACATGTGCAGCAATCTCACAGTAATTTATCAACAGGCATTCAGCAAGGATTGAACAACGGGCATATTATGAGTACAACCAGATACAGCCCAGTACATGAATCAGGACTAGTACTTGTCTCCACTACCATCTCCTCAGTTAACATCTCCACTGAGGATATCAGTACTAGTTCTGACTGTTTACCTCTGCTGGCTGACTGGGAAGATGTAGCTTTAATACCAGAATCTCAATCTGAACAAAAATCAGACTGTGTTGAATTTAAAGATGGCTCAAGTATGGATATTTTAACAGTGTTTGAAGAAGAAACAATTCCAAAGCAATCAGCTGTGATGAGTTCAAATAATCAAAGTTCAGGGAAAAGTGTTGTACCTGTGGAATCTCTCAAATCTATCATTTACAAAAGTCCTGATACTACTATCTATAATGTAGGAACAGTACAAGGGCAGACTTCAAATCTTTCAGCTTTTAAGTTACCATCTGCAAAGGCAAATGCTATTTCATCACAATCAAAATCATTGAAAAATTATTCCACTCCTTTTGAGGTTCCTAAAAGAAAGCCAACTAGTCCAAAAATGTTCCCACCAGCAAAGAAACGGTCTTTCTCTatatatcaagaaaaaaatgcatcttttgaTCATTCCTTACCTTTAAGAAGTTTAAACTTGTCCAAAGTATCTCATACCATTCTGAACTCCACAGTCAATCTGAATCAGCCTGTAACAGCTGTGAAAAACGAAAAACCAACTCCCCCTCTGTGTAACTGTGGTCGAAGAGCTAAAAGGCTTTATGTATCAAATGCTGGTCCAAATCAtggcaaagcatttttttgttgtccTGTTGGTAAGCATGACAGTAATAAGAAAGGTTGTGGATACTTCAAGTGGGAAAATGCCTTTCTAAAAGAGAAAACTAATGTTCTCACCCTGAATGCAGGTGCCTCGACCTCTCTTGGAACTTGCCCCAGTACTTTAGGAAATTCTTCCAACAAAAACCGTTTGTTCCTTAGGCCATCTATGAGAACttgacatttactttttttttttttttttggtctgaatCTTTAATCGTTAGTTAACCACACTTAATATAACCAGGACAGTCTAATGATGTCAGATGTTTTCATCCCATTCTCAGAATGTGACATTGCTTGGTTAATGTggataaaaattgaaaatgctCAAACATACAATAATATTCATATATTATAAACTATATCATTAATGCAGTgtgagagaacagaaaaaagtaaatgctAAGATTAGTATAAGCAGCTATTAATTATACTGtatcatgtattttaaattctttgctAGTCTAGTCCTCAACACTTTAATGCTGTAGATTTTATTTGCactattttttctaaatatacttTCAGTGATTAtaactttgaaaatgtatttataagtTATCACACTTTTCAAAAGTGATTCTTGAAACAAGTGttcttttaaactcttttttaaattaagtaacAATAAAGATAAAATGCCAGTGAcacttttcagtttatttaatgCATCTGTTGTACTCTTGACTACATGAATTTTCCACTTCATTTGTATCAGTCTGCCTGCTTTTGTACTATTAGCTATTAGTGTAGCACCAGGGACAGCCAAATGCTGGGGATCAGGTAAGAATTTAAGAGTTGGACatgatgatcttagaggtcttttccaacctaaatgattctatgaatttatAAAATCCTAAACTAAGAAGGCCATAGTCTTTTACTCTACATTACCGTGTAAATCAGCattatcttttgtttaaaaacaaaaaaatgaccCTATAAAAGAACTCTACTATTTTCTCCACTCCTTCTGGCGTAGTTCATTTCTTCGAATCTTCCCACTAACAGTTTTTGGCAACTCTTGAACAAACTCCATCtaatgggaaagggaagaaattgcAACACAAAATAAGATACAGTTTATCTGAATTTTGACTTACTTAACCTTAGCAGCACAGCCTTATAAGCCATATTATAGTTGATACCTGCTATCAAATAATTCACTACCtgctactgaaaaatatttaaaatattgggGTAATTGAAGACTCACCTTCCTAGGATACTTGTATGGAGCAGTAACTTTCTTAACATGGTCCTGTAGCTCTTTCATCACTTCTTCTGGATCATGTGAAACATATTCAGGTGTTAAAACCACAAAGGCTTTCACTACCTTAAAGTTAAAGGAACAACAGTTTAACTGCCAATGAAACACAGCACAACAGTAAGATTTGAAACATTAACCAAACACTTGCTGACAAAACATAGAACAATGTATAGGGCAGATACGAACACCTTTGCCAGTGTCTGCACATGCTCTATTTTTATGGACCAGAActaatttatatacatttacTAAAGACCCataattttaagtatttgaatgttaagaaaaaatttCAAATGGTGTTTTTGTTATATTGGATATTGCGGCACCTGTCTCAGTCAGTTTTTCCGGCACAGAGGGATAGATGGCTGATAGACTAGAAATGCCAATTTGagtttatttagtttaaaaattaatcacTTGGCAGACAAATCCAGTGGAAGTTGGGTTTCATCAGCTCTGGTATGCACAAAGCTACTTTTAGATATAAGCTCATTTAATGTGTTTACCTCTCCCCTGATGGGGTCTGGGCTGCTGACTACTGCTGATTCCACCACTGCGGGATGCTCTATTAGGGCACTTTCTACTTCAAATGGTCCAATACGgtatctttaaaatgaaaggtcTTTTTGAAACACACATTTGAAATACACATACTATCACACCTAAATCAGCTGTATTGTTCAAGTTTGAAGATGTATTATTAATCAGTTGAATTACCCAGCAGAAGTAATGACATCATCAGATCTTCCAACAAACCAGTAGTATCCATCTTCATCCATAATCCCCCTGTCTCCAGTGACATAAAAATCCCCACGTATTGTTGCCGCTGTTTTCTCTGGATCATCCTAATAAgcacaaaattgtattttatataaaaacagcctgaaaaatacattacattGCATTCTAACATATTCAGTATATAAGTTGCGGTAAAGCCAAATGTTCATagatttcagcttttcagaCTGGTCCATATCATTATATGCATCAAATTCAAGTGGGACACAAATAATGGTGAATTATAATAAACATTCACCATTACTAATCCACAAAACTAAATCCGTCaaagttttccctttttattaaggaaataaCAAGCAAAAGAAAGTGGATTTTAACTTGTTAGGCAAGACACTCATTGAACAACTAATTGTGTAAGTGGACTAAGTAACTgcataaaaaaatggaaattcctctttcctccccacaGGCTTTTATCCTTCTAAGTAGAGAATATGTATAGGAAATGAGGCATCAAATTACTTGTTACAGAGATTTAACAGGACATCTACTTTAACTGTAGTAGGGTTCTTACAGTATagcaagtaaaaagaaaaggcGGTCTTGTAGGTTTTACTCTGATGGCAATATCTCCTTCTTTTCCAGGAGACAGAATATTACCGTTTTCATctataatctgaaaataaacaaaacattgttttattatCTTGCACTCAAActagaaaacattaaattaagATTATAGAATCTTAGTACTCATTTAAAGTATTTAGTCGAAATATTTCCTGGAAAATCATTCGGAGCAGTAGAGGACAGGTCTTACCCTGACAATTCAAGTGTAAGATCACTGCAAATCCACTGTATTTCACACTGGGTCTTTTATCTGAGGAATTCCAAATACTGTGCAAACATGTATTGAAGTTGGTAAGACCCCAGAGGACGATAAGTAATGGGGTGAGAAAACCTTAAGAACTGAAAGATACTAAAATCTTAAACAATATTGCAAACTGATCTACTGCTAGAATCTGAATCAACAGGTTTGTTATCACCAGGAAATACCATTCGCTCCCACTCTGCCTTAACTCAGTAATTTAAATTCTGTCATTGCCTTAGCATTTGATATTTAACCACCAGTTATCAGTAGGTTGTCATCTATGTAATGCTGTTGAGGTTGATACAACAGGGAGGTTTAGATGCTCACTTTGCACATTCAGTTTGggacatttctttttcactcttaTTTCCTGTTGTATGATGCTACACAGTACAACTCCATGTTAAAGCTTTCAAACCTCTTTCatggaaaatgatttttgagAGAGCAACAGTGCCACCAGAGGTACAATACCTTGACATCATACGTTGGAGATGGTTTTCCCATAGAACCAGGCTTAATTTTCATTCCCTTAAAATTTGCACAGATCAGCACCTGtaacaaatgtgtttgtttttctttccttaaatgACAACTTGTACATTCAGTCTTTACCTTAGGTTTAAAATACTCAGCTAACATTGCaaatttctgtaagaaataatAACAGTCCTCATTATAATCATATATCCTATGATTAAACTTCTAGAAATAAAGTACACCCTTAATATCTTGCCCACAGCTCCAAACAATGCCAGTGAATGTTCTAAAGATagcttttaaagcagaatttggaATGCAGTAATGAGGAATATACCTCTTTTGTGTTAGTTCTCAATTCAAAGCTCACAAGAATGAGTAACAGTGCTTGGATTTTGGGTGAAGACATTACAATTGTTCTaggacttaaaaaaacaaaaaccaaacaacacaaaaaaccCTACATTTTTCTACTGTTGCCTATAACAATTGACTTTGTTGTGATAGTTGCGATGAATCCATGTTGTTGGAATGTGCTGAAGGGATGAGGAATATGTAAACCAAATACAACTGTGTAATCTTTCTAATCACTTTTTCTTGGCAACCTGAATGGAATTTATTGTTGTATCTGTAAAGtataatttttcatctgtaaagCTGTACATACTGTTTCTGTCTGTCCATAGCCTTCATGAATATCCAGCCCAGTCTGCACTTTCCATTCTTCCATCACATCAGGGTTGATTGGCTCCCCAGCACTCACACAGTGACGCAGGCTTTTGAATGTATAGCTTggtgggaaaaagaaattaaataactgGCAGTTATCTATCTGTTACACCCCATTCAATACTCTGTTCTGGTATTGTGGGAACTTTTctacacaaaaatacaaattttactGAGATCTATTAATTCTAATTGAACTGTGTAGCATTGAAcagaaacaaatctgaaaaaaaaaaagcaaacaaaaatgaaaaacacctgttttacttctgtattATTTGCAAATCTAATAATATCATGTTTCTAACCTTCTAACCCTAGAATCTCAACTGGAGTCCAAACTGAAGAGGATTGATGAAATTCAACactaatgacaaaaaaaaaaaaaaaaaaaaagcaaaaaaaaaaaagcacaggagaTTTAAATGAAGCTGAAGAGTTTTTCATACATTTCACCAAGCCATACTGACATACATTTCTTGTAGTGTATACGACTGGGGAAACACagtagaaaaacaaagggaaggaGAATGTGACTATAAAAGCACTTTGGAGGATATGTTAAGCATGATACCATGATTATCTTATTATAGCTTCAGCTAAACTGCATTTCACTGTTATTCATGAAATCTGAGGTGGCACCCTGACTCTTTCTGACTTTCTTCATCACACATAAGACTCAAGATGTTGAGAAATACAGTCAGAGTTACTGTTACACCATTGTAAATTTGGAATAAAATCAAGGTGAGCTGAGCACTTAGTTCATTGTTTTGATCAAATCCACCACTAGAGGTACTCTGCTTTTTCTTACCTGGACAGTTTATGTTGCACAAACATTCGATATGCGGTTGGAGGAGAACAGAAGACAGTTATGGGGTATCTTGACAGACTCTAGAGAATTTAGAATAAGAAAAGTGAATGTTGCCAATACAATGAAACCCATGAAGTCTCATCTACGTTATAAGACATAATATAATCTCTGTCTATATCAAGCTTA from Aythya fuligula isolate bAytFul2 chromosome 15, bAytFul2.pri, whole genome shotgun sequence harbors:
- the ERI2 gene encoding ERI1 exoribonuclease 2; amino-acid sequence: MATKRLARQLGLARSSGRARSGAAVTAEQRFGHLVVVDLEATCWRGERRHSPEIIEFPAVLLNTATGEIEAEFHTYVQPQEHPVLSEFCTELTGITQNQVDEGVPLNICLSQFLKWIQKIQQEKKIVFNSDTPSNSISEAKPCTFVTWTDWDLGVCLQYECKRKQLRKPDILNSWIDLKATYKAFYNRKPKGLNGALQDLGLTFAGREHSGLDDSRNTARLAWRMICDGCVLKITKSLDKAYLKKNLISRTLNANFADKTPLGTNSRPETSRERTCKINSLAEKNHNSIAGFIINSNVQTEEQQTTCTDSSADIHVASSSSSRTDLNNQAQSSLSVSTDRFPLPLRHVQQSHSNLSTGIQQGLNNGHIMSTTRYSPVHESGLVLVSTTISSVNISTEDISTSSDCLPLLADWEDVALIPESQSEQKSDCVEFKDGSSMDILTVFEEETIPKQSAVMSSNNQSSGKSVVPVESLKSIIYKSPDTTIYNVGTVQGQTSNLSAFKLPSAKANAISSQSKSLKNYSTPFEVPKRKPTSPKMFPPAKKRSFSIYQEKNASFDHSLPLRSLNLSKVSHTILNSTVNLNQPVTAVKNEKPTPPLCNCGRRAKRLYVSNAGPNHGKAFFCCPVGKHDSNKKGCGYFKWENAFLKEKTNVLTLNAGASTSLGTCPSTLGNSSNKNRLFLRPSMRT